A single region of the Epinephelus moara isolate mb chromosome 14, YSFRI_EMoa_1.0, whole genome shotgun sequence genome encodes:
- the LOC126401223 gene encoding zinc transporter 2-like, whose translation MESSMDSEKQQLIATHLEPLRWMSFPEDTNSDSASESSEDASSVDGLWQPDQLCQQTDSMSVAESDVRRSARRRLLMACAVSLVFMTGEVIGGYAAHSLAIMTDAAHLLTDFGSIVISIFSLWISARPQTHTMTFGWHRAEILGMLLSVVSVWAVTAVLVISAIQRITDGDYDIDSQIMLITSGCAVAVNVLMVLILHQSGASHGHSHTFNASRLQTDKRRQGSSHHHSHGNASVKAAFIHVVGDLVQSVGVLLAATVIHFWPQYKVADPICTFLFSVLVVATTLPVTKDVFRILMEGAPQHVNSSAVRELLLSVRGVVDVHSLHVWSLNMTRSLLSVHVVTEEDADAQIVLMKASKLLHSEFGFSSVTIQVER comes from the exons ATGGAGTCATCAATGGATTCAGAGAAACAACAGCTGATTGCGACTCATTTGGAGCCTCTTAgatg GATGAGTTTTCCAGAGGACACAAATTCAGACTCTGCATCAGAGTCCAGTGAAGACGCCTCCAGTGTGGACGGCCTGTGGCAGCCCGACCAGCTCTGCCAACAGACCGACTCCATGTCAGTGGCTGAAAGTGACGTGAGACGTTCGGCCAGAAGGAGGCTTTTAATGGCCTGTGCTGTCAGCCTTGTCTTCATGACCGGAGAAGTGATTG gCGGATACGCTGCTCACAGTCTGGCCATCATGACGGATGCAGCTCatctcctcactgactttggCAGCATCGTCATCAGCATCTTCTCTCTGTGGATCTCAGCCAGgcctcaaacacacaccatgacCTTTGGGTGGCATCGAGCAG AGATTCTGGGCATGTTGCTGTCAGTAGTGTCAGTCTGGGCCGTGACAGCAGTGCTCGTCATATCAGCCATCCAGAGGATCACCGACGGAGACTATGACATCGACAGTCAGATCATGCTCATAACCTCAGGCTGTGCTGTGGCGGTCAACGTCCT GATGGTCCTGATCCTCCATCAGTCCGGAGCGTCACACGGCCACAGTCACACGTTTAATGCCAGCCGGCTGCAGACGGACAAACGGCGTCAGGGGAGCAGCCACCATCACAGCCACGGCAACGCTAGTGTGAAAGCAGCTTTCATCCATGTGGTGGGAGATCTGGTGCAAAGTGTTGGAGTCCTGCTGGCTGCTACTGTCATCCACTTCTGG CCtcagtataaagtagcagatcCCATCTGCACGTTCCTGTTCTCGGTTCTTGTTGTTGCCACTACACTTCCAGTCACAAAGGATGTCTTCAGAATCCTGATGGAGG gagcTCCTCAGCACGTTAACTCCAGCGCTGTgagagagctgctgctgtctgtcagaggAGTCGTGGACGTTCACAGTCTGCACGTGTGGAGCCTCAACATGACTCGCTCTTTGCTTTCTGTCCACGTGGTCACAG